A window of Chengkuizengella sediminis contains these coding sequences:
- a CDS encoding 3D domain-containing protein, translating to MFFKKFRVKMILILFLPMIALLTTTSITPHLQEVESDEVLEYKESYNSVSVIDNQLEPTSSTHQKDFILEEIHRMKQEILKRKSEKEIQNANIKSDKLSHSVEILSENKIRKQYRAVEVVATGYYAGVDSTGKTPDHPEYGITYSGVKVRRMPESVSTIAADLNLFPLGTVLYIPGYGYGIVADIGSAIKGNVIDLYFNSKEDVYKLWGKKKLDVFIIEEGNGRITEAILQQKMDTFRS from the coding sequence ATGTTTTTTAAAAAGTTTCGAGTAAAAATGATTTTGATCTTATTTTTGCCTATGATTGCATTATTAACCACAACGAGTATTACACCACATTTACAAGAGGTTGAAAGTGATGAAGTATTAGAATATAAAGAATCCTACAATAGCGTATCCGTGATAGATAACCAACTAGAACCAACATCATCTACTCATCAAAAGGATTTTATTTTGGAAGAAATACACAGGATGAAACAAGAGATCTTAAAAAGAAAAAGTGAAAAAGAAATTCAAAACGCGAATATAAAAAGTGATAAATTAAGTCATTCGGTAGAAATTTTAAGTGAAAACAAAATACGCAAGCAATATCGAGCTGTAGAGGTTGTGGCAACTGGATACTACGCGGGTGTAGATTCAACAGGTAAAACTCCTGATCATCCTGAATATGGGATTACATATTCAGGTGTAAAGGTTAGAAGAATGCCTGAATCTGTATCAACGATTGCAGCAGATTTGAATTTATTTCCATTGGGTACGGTTCTCTATATTCCAGGTTATGGTTATGGGATTGTAGCAGATATAGGTTCTGCAATCAAAGGCAATGTCATTGATTTATATTTTAACTCAAAGGAAGACGTATATAAGTTATGGGGTAAAAAGAAATTAGATGTTTTTATTATTGAGGAAGGGAATGGTCGAATCACGGAGGCTATACTCCAACAGAAAATGGATACCTTTCGAAGCTAA